The following proteins are co-located in the Acidiferrobacteraceae bacterium genome:
- a CDS encoding group II truncated hemoglobin — MMSEKQPTPYELLGGESGVRALVDRFYDLMDQLQETQDIRRLHPADLSGSREKLFLFLSGWFGGPGRYVERYGHPMLRARHLSFTIGERERDQWMLCMGRALAEQELEQQAHEQLMQAFMRTADHMRNREE; from the coding sequence CCCTATGAACTGCTCGGCGGCGAGAGCGGCGTGCGCGCCCTGGTGGATCGTTTCTATGACCTGATGGATCAGCTGCAGGAGACGCAGGACATCCGCCGACTGCATCCGGCCGATCTGAGCGGTTCAAGGGAAAAGCTGTTCCTGTTTCTTTCCGGCTGGTTTGGCGGTCCGGGACGGTACGTGGAGCGGTACGGCCATCCCATGTTGCGGGCGCGTCACCTCTCATTTACGATCGGAGAACGAGAGCGCGATCAATGGATGTTGTGTATGGGGCGGGCCCTGGCGGAACAAGAGTTGGAACAGCAGGCACATGAGCAGTTGATGCAGGCCTTCATGCGGACAGCAGACCACATGCGAAACCGGGAAGAATGA